A stretch of Streptomyces vietnamensis DNA encodes these proteins:
- a CDS encoding amidohydrolase family protein, which translates to MTDRPIVDAHHHVWDLAVRPQPWITGEALAPLARSFSAADLAPEARAAGVTATVVVQTVCVPDETPELLALAAEDDLIAGVVGWTDLTAPDIADALAALREGPGGDRLVGIRHQVQEEPDPGWLLRPAVRRGLTAVAEAGLAYDLVVTPPQLAAATAAAAWVPGLTFVLDHLGKPPIASGALEPWAADVRRLAALPNTVCKLSGMVTEATPGAWTTATLAPYADTVLDAFSPRRLLFGSDWPVSTLQAGYGEIIRIADALTDGLSPAEKNAVFHDNAAGVYGLRPPARP; encoded by the coding sequence GTGACCGACCGTCCGATCGTCGACGCCCACCACCACGTGTGGGACCTGGCCGTACGCCCCCAGCCCTGGATCACCGGCGAGGCCCTCGCCCCGCTGGCCCGCTCCTTCTCCGCCGCCGATCTGGCCCCCGAGGCGCGAGCCGCCGGCGTGACCGCCACCGTCGTCGTCCAGACCGTCTGCGTCCCCGACGAGACCCCCGAACTCCTGGCCCTCGCCGCTGAAGACGACCTGATCGCCGGGGTCGTCGGCTGGACCGACCTGACCGCCCCCGACATCGCCGACGCACTTGCCGCACTGCGCGAGGGACCGGGAGGGGACCGCCTGGTCGGGATCCGCCACCAGGTCCAGGAGGAGCCCGACCCCGGCTGGCTGCTCCGTCCGGCCGTACGGCGCGGCCTGACCGCGGTCGCCGAGGCCGGGCTCGCCTACGACCTCGTCGTGACCCCGCCCCAACTGGCCGCCGCGACCGCCGCCGCGGCCTGGGTACCCGGCCTGACCTTCGTCCTGGACCACCTCGGCAAACCGCCGATCGCCAGCGGCGCATTGGAACCCTGGGCCGCCGACGTACGCCGTCTCGCCGCCCTGCCCAACACCGTGTGCAAGCTCTCCGGCATGGTCACCGAGGCCACCCCCGGCGCATGGACCACCGCCACCCTCGCCCCCTACGCCGACACCGTCCTGGACGCCTTCAGCCCCCGGCGGTTGCTCTTCGGCTCCGACTGGCCGGTCTCCACCCTCCAGGCCGGCTACGGCGAGATCATCCGCATCGCCGACGCCCTCACCGACGGCCTGAGTCCCGCCGAGAAGAACGCGGTCTTCCACGACAACGCGGCCGGGGTCTACGGCCTGCGGCCGCCCGCACGGCCGTGA
- a CDS encoding YbhB/YbcL family Raf kinase inhibitor-like protein, which produces MSGIELSSTAFDDRTVIPRRHSGEGENISPPLTWSGVPREATELVLLCEDPDAPGTTFLHWLVTGIDPGTAGVTEGQKPQGGLPWPNGFGRVGWGGPMPPPGHGQHRYFFRLYALSEPLPLHGHPGAEDVHRALKGRELASGTLVGTYQR; this is translated from the coding sequence ATGAGCGGAATTGAACTCAGCAGCACCGCGTTCGACGACAGAACGGTGATCCCCCGTCGCCACAGCGGGGAAGGAGAGAACATTTCACCGCCCCTGACCTGGTCGGGGGTGCCCCGGGAGGCCACGGAGCTGGTGCTCCTGTGCGAGGACCCGGATGCGCCGGGGACGACGTTCCTGCACTGGCTGGTGACCGGCATCGATCCGGGGACCGCCGGCGTGACGGAGGGCCAGAAACCCCAGGGCGGACTGCCGTGGCCCAACGGATTCGGGCGCGTCGGCTGGGGAGGGCCGATGCCCCCGCCGGGGCACGGGCAGCACCGCTACTTCTTCCGTCTGTATGCCCTGTCCGAGCCGCTGCCGCTGCACGGTCACCCAGGCGCCGAGGACGTGCACCGTGCCTTGAAGGGCAGGGAGCTGGCTTCGGGCACCCTGGTCGGGACCTATCAGCGCTGA
- a CDS encoding ATP-binding SpoIIE family protein phosphatase, which produces MRGAGEPVGQAHILVDNAREELARERLRPVNEVGLWLGGGRFDVRETAQRLAEFVVPRLCDYAHVDLFEFVVGTGEPDPDAVASGLPLLRAATATAGRPPIRTVSDVGEADAFASLPGGPVLRALASRRPVLLTGEELASAAADSGNTRVAAVARGHVRSWLAVPMHVGELPLGVVVLVRFEDSLEQPLTDPLKAAQRFDSDDVATAAEIVQQAGIAIDHARLHARDQARALDLQRLMLPGLLPSLLPGASTVDVAYRHLPARGPGGLGGAWYDVIRLSGSRTVLVVGDAPGEGLQAAVYVPRMRTATRALAYEDLSPEEVLTRLDAMVKRFVAEFAHTGSGPIGSTCLFATFDPIKQELSLASAGHPVPVIRAAGQGVRAVDMPVGHPFGVPGTPYESTVMPWTDGDVLVLSTKGLGSTDADGRPEALLAALSSLVPPAGPDAAQTDPTGMCDQLINLLGPSGRLCDAVLMAARLRSLGPEFHAGWDLASDSREVGRARTLVTEQLHAWDLADLEFGTQLIVSELVTNALRYGKPPIQLRLIRDEGLTCEVTDGSSTSPHVRHAAETDEGGRGLYMIAQLADLWGTRYHDRGKTIWARQPLPHGA; this is translated from the coding sequence TTGCGCGGCGCCGGCGAGCCAGTCGGCCAGGCGCACATCCTGGTCGACAACGCCCGCGAGGAACTCGCCCGAGAACGGCTGCGGCCGGTGAACGAGGTGGGCCTGTGGCTCGGCGGCGGCCGGTTCGACGTCCGCGAGACCGCGCAGCGCCTGGCCGAGTTCGTCGTCCCGCGGCTGTGCGACTACGCCCACGTCGACCTCTTCGAGTTCGTCGTCGGAACCGGCGAGCCCGATCCCGACGCCGTCGCCTCGGGACTCCCGCTGCTGCGGGCGGCGACCGCCACCGCCGGTCGGCCGCCGATCCGGACGGTCTCGGACGTGGGGGAGGCCGACGCGTTCGCGTCCCTCCCGGGCGGGCCGGTCCTGCGAGCCCTCGCGAGTCGGCGGCCGGTGCTTCTGACCGGCGAGGAACTGGCCTCGGCAGCCGCCGACAGCGGCAACACGCGGGTGGCGGCAGTGGCGCGCGGCCATGTGCGCTCCTGGCTCGCCGTGCCGATGCACGTAGGGGAGCTGCCGCTCGGCGTCGTGGTCCTCGTCCGGTTCGAGGACTCGCTCGAACAACCGCTCACCGACCCGCTCAAGGCCGCGCAGCGCTTCGACAGCGACGACGTGGCCACCGCCGCGGAGATCGTCCAGCAGGCCGGCATCGCCATCGATCACGCCCGGCTCCACGCGAGGGACCAGGCCCGAGCCCTGGACCTCCAGCGCCTGATGCTGCCCGGCCTGCTTCCCAGCCTGCTGCCTGGCGCATCGACCGTCGACGTGGCCTACCGCCATCTGCCGGCACGTGGCCCCGGCGGGCTCGGCGGCGCCTGGTACGACGTCATCCGGCTCTCCGGCTCTCGGACCGTCCTGGTGGTCGGCGACGCGCCGGGGGAGGGGCTGCAGGCCGCCGTCTACGTGCCCCGCATGCGCACGGCCACCCGAGCCCTCGCGTACGAGGACCTGAGCCCGGAGGAGGTGCTCACGCGGCTGGACGCGATGGTGAAGCGCTTCGTGGCGGAGTTCGCGCACACCGGGAGCGGCCCGATCGGGTCCACCTGTCTGTTCGCGACCTTCGACCCGATCAAGCAGGAACTCTCGCTGGCCAGTGCGGGCCACCCGGTGCCCGTGATCCGCGCCGCCGGCCAGGGCGTACGGGCCGTCGACATGCCGGTCGGTCACCCGTTCGGGGTCCCCGGCACGCCCTACGAGAGCACCGTCATGCCCTGGACCGACGGCGACGTGCTGGTCCTGAGCACCAAGGGTCTCGGCAGCACCGACGCCGACGGCCGCCCGGAGGCCCTGCTGGCCGCGCTGAGCTCACTGGTCCCACCGGCCGGGCCGGACGCGGCGCAGACCGATCCGACCGGGATGTGCGACCAGCTGATCAATCTGCTCGGCCCGAGCGGCCGGCTCTGCGACGCCGTGCTCATGGCCGCGCGGCTGCGCAGCCTCGGGCCGGAGTTCCACGCCGGCTGGGACCTGGCGAGCGATTCCAGGGAGGTCGGCCGCGCCCGCACGCTGGTGACCGAGCAGCTGCACGCCTGGGACCTGGCGGACCTGGAGTTCGGCACCCAGCTGATCGTCAGCGAGCTGGTCACCAACGCACTGCGCTACGGCAAGCCGCCCATCCAGCTGCGGCTGATCCGAGACGAGGGCTTGACCTGCGAGGTGACCGACGGCAGCAGTACCTCCCCCCATGTGCGGCACGCGGCCGAAACCGACGAAGGCGGACGCGGGCTCTACATGATCGCCCAGCTCGCCGACCTGTGGGGGACTCGCTACCACGACCGCGGCAAGACCATCTGGGCGCGGCAACCGCTGCCGCACGGAGCCTAG
- a CDS encoding DUF1254 domain-containing protein encodes MTDESMEKLATEAWLYGYPLVTAAVTKSNMTAVPARDDARRKAPVNQFCYMRATPDASFTEVVSPNADTLYSSAWLDLSEQPLVLTVPEFGDRFWMVPILDAWSNVCAVVGQRKNGRSAGPFLIAGPTWSGAVPAGLTLLKSPTAVNWIIARYATSGPSDFPSVNRLQDGTRLIPLSEWTGDPESYSPPTSVPVPAGADATTAPVDKVHALSGREYFTLLNRMMVDNPPDPADAPFLGTLAKLGIVPGATLDDLSPEELATLDAGARRGPEVLRDLLAGAESAGSGGWTVHRGLGDYGTDYAKRAVITRFGYGANLDADALYPHATTDSEGRPLDGAHTYVLHFDAGDTPPVDGFWSLTMMNERQLFTDNPLNRYAIGDRSSMRTNPDGSLDIYVQHDNPGPDRETNWLPAPVGSFNVFLRLYWPQQPALTGSWTPPALQRTS; translated from the coding sequence ATGACGGATGAGTCGATGGAGAAGCTGGCCACGGAGGCATGGCTCTACGGGTACCCGCTGGTCACGGCAGCCGTGACGAAAAGCAACATGACCGCGGTCCCGGCCCGGGACGACGCGCGCCGGAAGGCCCCGGTCAATCAGTTCTGTTACATGCGAGCCACCCCGGACGCCTCCTTCACCGAAGTCGTCTCACCGAACGCCGACACCCTGTACTCCAGCGCCTGGCTCGATCTGTCCGAGCAGCCTCTGGTGCTGACCGTTCCCGAGTTCGGTGACCGGTTCTGGATGGTCCCGATCCTGGACGCCTGGTCGAATGTCTGCGCTGTCGTCGGCCAACGCAAGAACGGTCGGTCCGCTGGCCCGTTTCTGATCGCTGGGCCAACCTGGTCGGGAGCGGTCCCCGCCGGCCTGACCCTGTTGAAGTCGCCCACCGCCGTGAACTGGATCATCGCCCGGTACGCGACCAGCGGCCCGTCGGACTTCCCGTCCGTCAACCGGCTCCAGGACGGCACGCGGCTGATTCCGCTGTCGGAATGGACCGGCGATCCCGAGAGCTACTCCCCTCCCACCAGCGTCCCCGTCCCCGCCGGCGCCGACGCCACGACGGCGCCCGTCGACAAGGTCCACGCACTCAGCGGCCGCGAGTACTTCACTCTCCTCAACCGGATGATGGTCGACAACCCTCCGGACCCTGCCGATGCCCCGTTCCTGGGCACCCTCGCGAAGCTCGGCATCGTACCGGGCGCGACCCTGGACGACCTGTCCCCCGAGGAGCTCGCCACCCTGGACGCGGGTGCGCGACGCGGCCCGGAGGTCCTGCGTGATCTGCTCGCCGGTGCGGAATCCGCGGGCTCCGGTGGGTGGACCGTGCACCGAGGCCTGGGGGATTACGGAACCGACTACGCCAAGCGCGCGGTGATCACCCGGTTCGGGTACGGAGCCAACCTCGACGCCGACGCCCTGTACCCGCACGCCACCACCGACTCCGAGGGTCGGCCCCTCGACGGCGCCCACACCTACGTGCTGCACTTCGACGCCGGGGATACCCCGCCCGTCGACGGCTTCTGGTCCCTCACCATGATGAACGAGCGCCAACTCTTCACCGACAACCCGCTGAACCGCTACGCGATCGGCGACCGCAGCAGCATGCGGACCAACCCCGACGGCTCCCTGGACATCTACGTCCAGCACGACAACCCCGGACCCGACCGCGAGACCAACTGGCTCCCCGCCCCCGTGGGCAGCTTCAACGTCTTCCTGCGCCTCTACTGGCCCCAGCAGCCCGCCCTCACCGGCAGCTGGACCCCGCCGGCGCTGCAGCGGACCAGTTGA
- a CDS encoding nucleoside-triphosphatase: MPTRILIEGRPGAGKTTALRRLAALLPTRPATGFTTEEIWQSGVRVGFVLETLAGRREVLAHVDLPGPPRVGKYGVDLGVMERLALPTLRPTTTAESARRLVLIDELGRMELACTAFRDAVDALFAAEADIVATVHTHRDPFTDTLRRRADIEVVHLTAANRDVLPGELAARLQQPGTRQGPPAHR, from the coding sequence GTGCCGACAAGGATCCTGATCGAGGGCCGCCCTGGCGCGGGCAAGACAACCGCCCTCCGTCGGCTGGCCGCGCTGCTGCCCACCCGCCCGGCCACCGGCTTCACCACCGAGGAGATCTGGCAATCCGGCGTCCGGGTCGGTTTCGTCCTGGAGACCCTGGCAGGCCGACGTGAGGTGCTCGCCCATGTCGACCTGCCCGGTCCGCCGCGGGTAGGGAAATACGGCGTCGACCTGGGCGTCATGGAGCGACTGGCGCTGCCGACACTGCGACCGACAACAACGGCGGAGTCGGCACGGCGGCTGGTTCTCATCGACGAGCTGGGGCGGATGGAACTGGCGTGTACTGCGTTCCGGGACGCGGTCGACGCTCTCTTCGCCGCAGAGGCCGACATCGTCGCCACAGTCCACACGCACCGCGATCCGTTCACCGACACCCTCAGGCGGCGTGCCGACATCGAGGTCGTCCACCTCACTGCGGCGAACCGGGACGTCCTGCCCGGGGAGCTCGCGGCCCGGCTGCAGCAGCCCGGGACTCGTCAAGGGCCTCCCGCTCACCGATGA
- a CDS encoding FadR/GntR family transcriptional regulator → MPVTDEAIDKIKAMIVSGELRPGSRLPREADLAERLGLSRNSLREAVKALSLMRVLDVRQGDGTYVTSLEPDLLLDALTFVADLQQDDTVLQFLEVRRILEPAAAAMAARVMPDEEIAALGEVLDRLDDDPTLEGLIDHDLEFHRRLAAGSGNAVLCSLLDGMSGPTARARLWRGRIEEGAVARAWQQHRAIYEAVAARQPEVAQAWATVHVAEVEQWLRGTLDAVEPERA, encoded by the coding sequence GTGCCAGTCACCGACGAGGCGATCGACAAGATCAAAGCCATGATCGTCAGCGGTGAGCTCCGCCCCGGCTCCCGACTCCCGCGCGAAGCCGATCTCGCGGAACGGCTCGGCCTCTCCCGCAACTCGCTGCGCGAGGCGGTCAAGGCCCTCTCGCTCATGCGGGTCCTCGACGTCCGCCAGGGCGACGGCACCTACGTCACGAGCCTGGAACCCGACCTGCTCCTCGACGCCCTGACGTTCGTCGCCGACCTCCAGCAGGACGACACCGTCCTGCAGTTCCTGGAGGTCCGGCGCATCCTCGAACCGGCCGCCGCCGCGATGGCCGCCCGGGTGATGCCGGACGAGGAGATCGCCGCGCTCGGCGAGGTCCTCGACCGGCTCGACGACGATCCGACCCTGGAGGGACTGATCGACCACGACCTGGAGTTCCACCGCAGGCTCGCGGCTGGATCGGGCAACGCCGTGCTCTGCTCGCTCCTCGACGGCATGTCCGGTCCCACGGCCCGCGCCCGCCTGTGGCGCGGCCGGATCGAGGAGGGCGCGGTGGCGCGGGCCTGGCAGCAGCACCGCGCCATCTACGAGGCGGTCGCCGCCCGGCAGCCCGAAGTCGCCCAGGCGTGGGCGACGGTACACGTGGCCGAGGTCGAGCAGTGGCTGCGGGGGACGCTCGACGCGGTGGAGCCCGAACGCGCCTGA
- a CDS encoding L-rhamnose mutarotase codes for MRIALHTRVRADRIEEYETAHREVPEELTTAIRAAGVTSWTIWRSGRELFHLLECEDYARLLAELEHLPVNIAWQARMADLLDVTHDYSRAGAEAGLPVVWQL; via the coding sequence CTGCACACCCGCGTCCGCGCGGACCGGATCGAGGAGTACGAGACGGCGCACCGAGAGGTACCCGAGGAGCTCACCACCGCCATCCGGGCCGCCGGTGTCACCTCCTGGACGATCTGGCGCAGTGGCCGCGAACTCTTCCACCTCCTCGAATGCGAGGACTACGCCCGCCTGCTCGCCGAACTGGAACACCTCCCGGTCAACATCGCCTGGCAGGCACGGATGGCCGACCTCCTCGACGTGACGCACGACTACTCCCGCGCCGGCGCCGAGGCGGGGCTCCCGGTGGTGTGGCAGCTGTGA